One window of Microcoleus vaginatus PCC 9802 genomic DNA carries:
- a CDS encoding class I SAM-dependent methyltransferase has protein sequence MSKKSDRPVAGQEQTWFAKGKSDSWQVLLSQVASRFDREYRGEAFALPEEVEAMPIFLESVAGTLQAKTVSPFWKIAKPQKNQRCLDIGCGVSFLIYPWRDWEAYFYGQEISSAARDALNARGPQLNSKLFKGVEWAPAHQLNYEEAQFDLCLATGFSCYYPIDYWSIVMGEVKRVLKPGGHFVFDVLNPDAPLAEDWAILETYRAGEVFLETIEDWEKMIKAAGAKVVKKQSGDLFQMYKVQYN, from the coding sequence ATGTCTAAAAAGTCCGATCGCCCAGTAGCTGGTCAGGAGCAGACTTGGTTTGCTAAAGGAAAATCAGATAGCTGGCAAGTTTTACTGTCGCAAGTCGCTTCTCGATTCGATCGCGAATACCGGGGAGAAGCTTTTGCTTTACCCGAAGAAGTCGAAGCAATGCCGATTTTCCTAGAATCAGTTGCAGGAACTCTCCAAGCAAAAACAGTTTCTCCCTTCTGGAAAATTGCCAAACCTCAAAAAAATCAGCGCTGTTTAGACATTGGCTGCGGAGTCAGCTTTCTCATCTACCCTTGGCGGGATTGGGAGGCATATTTTTACGGTCAAGAAATCAGCAGCGCAGCGCGAGACGCCTTAAACGCTCGCGGCCCTCAGCTCAATTCTAAGCTGTTCAAAGGCGTAGAATGGGCCCCTGCTCACCAGTTAAATTACGAGGAGGCTCAGTTCGATTTATGCCTCGCTACAGGCTTTAGCTGTTACTATCCCATAGACTATTGGAGTATTGTCATGGGAGAAGTAAAGCGGGTACTAAAACCGGGCGGTCATTTTGTTTTTGATGTCCTCAACCCCGATGCTCCTTTAGCAGAAGATTGGGCAATTTTGGAAACTTATCGGGCCGGCGAAGTATTTTTAGAGACAATAGAAGATTGGGAAAAAATGATTAAAGCTGCGGGCGCTAAGGTAGTAAAAAAGCAAAGCGGCGACTTATTTCAAATGTATAAAGTTCAATACAATTGA
- a CDS encoding NUDIX domain-containing protein, which translates to MAREPIQTWYFTLVVVHLEDRFLLVQERKYEQQWYLPAGRVEKGETLLEAAMRNTLEEAGISIIVEGILRVEHTVMPRGNVRLRVIFVARPQDKTPPKSKPDEHTLCAGWYSLKELDQLSLRGEEVREMFQYMASGAPIYPIDLLTIEGAPFKNYRYRW; encoded by the coding sequence ATGGCTCGCGAGCCGATTCAAACATGGTATTTTACCCTAGTTGTCGTTCACTTAGAAGACCGTTTTCTACTGGTACAAGAGCGCAAGTACGAGCAGCAGTGGTATCTCCCAGCAGGGCGAGTGGAAAAAGGGGAGACTTTGCTCGAAGCTGCTATGCGTAATACCCTTGAGGAAGCGGGCATTTCCATCATCGTTGAGGGAATTCTCCGGGTAGAGCACACAGTGATGCCTAGGGGCAATGTGCGCCTCCGAGTCATTTTTGTGGCTCGTCCACAAGATAAGACGCCGCCCAAGAGTAAGCCGGATGAGCATACTTTGTGCGCGGGCTGGTATTCTCTCAAGGAATTAGACCAGTTGTCGTTGCGGGGAGAGGAAGTTCGAGAAATGTTTCAATATATGGCAAGCGGCGCTCCAATTTATCCCATCGACTTGCTCACCATCGAGGGAGCTCCTTTTAAAAATTACCGCTATCGCTGGTGA
- a CDS encoding alpha/beta hydrolase has protein sequence MPLPTVILPGYFAAASDYRELEKSLVDRGFPTVTVPLGKGDWLPTFGGRSMVPILRQLDRTVKQMLQQYGVPQINLVGHSAGGWISRIYLGEKPYTIHGDVLEDAGLWEAHPYVNTLITLGTPHVSQERWTRKNLDFVKIHYPGAFHPQVRYVCAAGKAVFGKRGLGTWLAYKSYELTVGKGETWGDGITPVEAAILDGAENLVLEGVWHSPRSPGKWYGSPEVLPAWIGYLC, from the coding sequence ATGCCATTACCAACCGTGATTTTACCAGGATATTTTGCTGCTGCTTCCGACTACCGCGAATTAGAAAAATCTCTGGTCGATCGAGGTTTCCCAACAGTAACAGTTCCTCTGGGCAAGGGAGATTGGTTGCCGACTTTTGGTGGGCGGTCGATGGTGCCAATTTTGCGACAGCTCGATCGCACTGTCAAACAAATGTTACAGCAATACGGCGTTCCCCAGATCAATCTCGTCGGTCATTCCGCCGGCGGCTGGATTTCTCGCATCTATTTGGGCGAAAAGCCTTACACGATTCACGGCGACGTGCTTGAGGACGCCGGTTTATGGGAAGCTCACCCTTATGTGAATACTTTAATCACTTTAGGCACGCCACACGTCTCTCAAGAGCGCTGGACTCGCAAAAATCTAGATTTTGTCAAAATTCACTATCCGGGGGCTTTTCACCCGCAGGTGCGCTACGTGTGCGCTGCTGGGAAGGCTGTTTTTGGCAAGCGCGGTTTAGGGACTTGGCTGGCTTATAAAAGTTACGAGTTGACTGTGGGGAAGGGCGAAACTTGGGGAGATGGAATTACGCCGGTGGAAGCTGCTATTTTGGACGGGGCCGAAAATTTGGTATTGGAGGGGGTTTGGCATTCGCCTCGTTCTCCGGGGAAGTGGTACGGTTCGCCGGAGGTTTTGCCGGCTTGGATTGGGTATTTGTGTTAG
- a CDS encoding type II toxin-antitoxin system Phd/YefM family antitoxin translates to MAQITTTELPQTLQTLLIEVERTKTPLTVIHEGKALVIIYPATTQAQRPSFGAMKGSGEILGDLIAPVAEQWEVLE, encoded by the coding sequence ATGGCACAAATTACCACGACTGAATTACCCCAAACCCTCCAGACTCTACTTATAGAGGTCGAACGTACCAAAACCCCTCTAACCGTCATCCATGAAGGAAAAGCATTAGTCATTATTTATCCTGCGACAACCCAAGCTCAACGCCCCAGCTTTGGTGCAATGAAAGGAAGCGGTGAAATATTAGGAGATTTAATTGCTCCTGTTGCCGAACAGTGGGAAGTTTTGGAATGA
- a CDS encoding type II toxin-antitoxin system VapC family toxin encodes MKLLLDTHIWLWYLLGDQRLSLQLQTAIADPNTELWLSPISIWETLILAEKGRISLQPDPVTWVNLALKTLETREAQMNHAIAILSREIALPHQDPGDRFIAATAIYYGLKLATVDANLTNNSVLQTLS; translated from the coding sequence ATGAAACTTTTACTTGATACCCACATTTGGCTTTGGTATTTACTCGGCGATCAACGCCTATCGCTTCAACTTCAAACCGCGATCGCCGATCCTAATACTGAACTTTGGCTGAGTCCAATTAGCATTTGGGAGACGCTCATTCTTGCAGAAAAAGGAAGGATATCTTTACAGCCTGATCCGGTTACATGGGTTAACTTAGCTTTAAAAACTCTGGAAACTCGTGAAGCCCAAATGAATCACGCCATTGCCATTTTAAGTCGCGAGATTGCACTACCCCATCAAGACCCCGGAGACCGATTTATTGCCGCCACAGCCATTTACTATGGGTTAAAATTAGCTACAGTTGATGCCAACCTTACAAATAATTCGGTGCTACAAACACTCAGTTAA
- a CDS encoding RNA polymerase subunit sigma-24 has product MNWEDFARKAGDEVVENVVEKTIGINGNTVKTVKAVAETGAAVGAAASAATGLTVAATSGAGITSGLAAAGGVVGGGMAAAPAVLAAGPAYLGAKIMNETLFKEQSNLSEEENDARAAARTATNIGAAAGLVGAGAVTVAGGASGAAIMGTLAGIGGVVGGGAIAGTAIVAAAPVAAAAAVGYGIYKLFGGKGKK; this is encoded by the coding sequence ATGAATTGGGAAGATTTTGCCAGGAAAGCAGGTGACGAAGTTGTAGAAAATGTTGTAGAAAAAACTATTGGAATTAATGGAAATACAGTCAAAACAGTCAAAGCGGTTGCAGAAACTGGTGCTGCGGTAGGTGCGGCTGCCAGTGCTGCGACAGGGTTGACTGTTGCAGCAACTTCAGGAGCAGGAATTACTTCTGGTCTAGCTGCGGCAGGTGGTGTGGTTGGTGGTGGCATGGCGGCGGCTCCTGCGGTATTAGCAGCAGGCCCAGCTTATCTTGGGGCAAAAATAATGAATGAAACTTTGTTCAAAGAGCAATCGAACTTGTCTGAGGAAGAGAATGATGCTCGTGCAGCGGCAAGAACAGCTACAAACATTGGGGCTGCTGCTGGTCTAGTTGGTGCTGGTGCTGTAACGGTAGCTGGCGGTGCTTCTGGTGCTGCAATTATGGGCACCCTTGCTGGTATTGGTGGCGTTGTCGGGGGAGGTGCGATCGCTGGTACTGCCATAGTTGCTGCTGCACCTGTTGCTGCGGCGGCTGCTGTTGGATACGGAATATATAAACTTTTTGGAGGTAAAGGAAAAAAATAG
- a CDS encoding AAA family ATPase produces the protein MLNVADRIVLEKTGHHLDDLQEAVLRGTLQRETYKEIAKDFNCSESRIREIGSELWQILSEKLGEDVSKSNFRSTMERLQNSNILNFAQDIVVKGSFNTCGEGRHPPNIPNSHPPNEETSNSKQTKTSHQDLSEMPELGDFFDRPLELHTLTTWILQQRCRLITLTGISGIGKTTLAVQLVKQIKDEFEYAVWYTLDEFPSIDKFQSNLIQLFSNSEKQDSSPTNQKRLPLIKYLQNHRCLIVLDDVHNLFCSGELAGKYKPESEEYRSLFKQIEKLSHQSCFLLIGWEQPREVTQAKSQNTALRTLQLKGLDIAAGRGILRDYGLEESDNSETLIHRYQGNPLWLKSVANLIQDLGGGVTELLPNDTILLPEDLKDVLQQQFDRLSELEKQVISLLAKESQPINRAKLLENDQIPASDLLNALQSLSRRCLIEQQANFYTISPVLRQYAIAYAV, from the coding sequence ATGTTAAATGTCGCCGATCGCATAGTTTTGGAGAAAACAGGTCACCACCTTGACGATTTACAGGAAGCGGTACTGCGGGGAACTCTACAACGCGAGACATACAAAGAAATAGCTAAAGATTTTAACTGTTCTGAAAGTCGCATCAGGGAAATTGGATCGGAATTATGGCAGATACTTTCAGAGAAGTTAGGAGAAGATGTCAGTAAATCGAATTTTCGCTCCACAATGGAGAGGTTGCAAAACTCTAATATTTTAAACTTTGCACAAGACATTGTAGTGAAAGGTAGTTTTAACACCTGTGGAGAAGGTAGACACCCGCCAAATATACCAAACTCACACCCACCAAATGAGGAAACATCTAACTCAAAACAAACTAAAACTTCGCATCAAGATTTAAGCGAAATGCCGGAGTTGGGCGATTTCTTCGATCGCCCCCTCGAACTCCACACCCTCACCACCTGGATTTTACAACAACGCTGTCGCCTCATCACCCTCACCGGCATCAGTGGAATCGGCAAAACCACCTTAGCAGTGCAACTCGTAAAACAAATTAAAGACGAGTTTGAGTACGCAGTTTGGTACACACTAGACGAATTCCCCAGTATAGATAAATTTCAATCTAACCTAATACAGCTTTTTTCAAATTCAGAAAAACAAGATTCATCCCCAACCAACCAGAAACGCTTACCGCTGATTAAGTATTTACAAAACCATCGCTGTTTAATAGTCTTAGATGACGTTCACAACCTTTTCTGTAGCGGCGAATTGGCAGGAAAGTATAAACCAGAATCCGAAGAATATCGCTCTTTATTTAAACAAATAGAAAAATTATCCCATCAAAGCTGCTTTCTGTTGATCGGTTGGGAACAACCGAGAGAAGTGACTCAAGCTAAAAGCCAAAATACTGCCCTTCGTACCTTACAACTCAAAGGTTTAGACATCGCAGCCGGACGGGGAATACTCAGAGATTATGGGTTAGAAGAAAGCGACAACAGTGAAACACTCATTCATCGCTACCAAGGCAACCCCCTATGGTTAAAAAGCGTGGCGAATCTGATTCAAGACTTGGGAGGAGGCGTGACAGAGCTATTACCAAATGATACTATATTGTTGCCAGAAGATTTGAAAGATGTTTTACAGCAGCAGTTCGATCGCCTATCCGAGCTGGAAAAACAAGTAATCTCATTGTTAGCGAAAGAAAGCCAGCCAATCAACCGGGCCAAATTGCTAGAAAATGACCAAATTCCGGCTTCAGATTTGCTAAATGCGCTGCAATCTCTATCGCGACGCTGCTTGATTGAACAACAAGCAAATTTTTACACGATTTCACCTGTACTGAGGCAATATGCGATCGCCTATGCGGTGTAA
- the fba gene encoding fructose-bisphosphate aldolase class II, whose protein sequence is MALVPMRLLLDHAAENGYGLPAYNVNNMEQIQAIMRAADETNSPVILQASRGARSYAGENFLRHLILAAVETYPHIPISMHQDHGNAPGTCYSAMRQGFTSVMMDGSLEADAKTPASYEYNVQVTRDVVNVAHSIGVSVEGELGCLGSLETGMGEAEDGHGFEGALSHDQLLTDPEQAVDFVEQTGVDALAVAIGTSHGAYKFTRKPTGEILAISRIEEIHRRLPNTHLVMHGSSSVPQELLEIINSNGGKIRETYGVPVEEIQKGIKCGVRKINIDTDNRLAITAAVREALFAKPDEFDPRHFLKPSIKYMQKVCSDRYNSFGCAGHGTKIKQVSLDDFAAKYAKGELSSSAKKTVAV, encoded by the coding sequence ATGGCGCTTGTACCTATGCGATTGCTGCTCGACCACGCGGCTGAAAATGGTTACGGCCTACCGGCTTACAACGTCAACAACATGGAGCAAATCCAAGCGATCATGCGCGCTGCTGACGAAACCAACAGCCCCGTGATTCTGCAAGCTTCTCGCGGCGCTCGCTCCTACGCTGGCGAAAATTTCCTGCGCCACTTGATTTTGGCAGCAGTTGAAACCTATCCTCACATTCCCATTTCCATGCACCAAGACCACGGCAATGCCCCCGGCACTTGCTATTCTGCCATGCGCCAAGGTTTCACCAGCGTGATGATGGACGGTTCTCTGGAAGCAGATGCTAAGACTCCCGCCAGCTACGAGTACAACGTTCAAGTTACTCGCGATGTGGTGAATGTTGCTCATTCGATCGGCGTTAGCGTTGAAGGCGAACTCGGTTGCTTGGGTTCTCTGGAAACAGGAATGGGCGAAGCAGAAGACGGCCACGGCTTTGAAGGTGCGCTTTCTCACGATCAGTTGCTGACAGATCCTGAACAAGCTGTGGATTTCGTCGAGCAAACCGGCGTTGATGCTCTAGCAGTTGCGATCGGCACTTCTCACGGCGCTTACAAGTTCACTCGCAAGCCGACTGGCGAAATTTTGGCAATCAGCCGCATTGAAGAAATTCACCGCCGCTTGCCGAATACTCACTTGGTGATGCACGGTTCTTCTTCTGTACCCCAAGAATTGCTGGAAATTATCAACAGCAACGGCGGCAAAATCCGCGAAACCTACGGCGTACCTGTGGAAGAAATCCAAAAGGGCATCAAGTGCGGCGTTCGTAAGATCAATATCGATACTGACAACCGTTTGGCGATTACTGCTGCAGTGCGCGAAGCTTTGTTTGCCAAGCCGGATGAGTTTGACCCCCGCCACTTCTTGAAGCCGTCGATCAAGTATATGCAGAAGGTTTGTAGCGATCGTTATAACTCTTTCGGTTGCGCTGGTCACGGTACAAAGATTAAGCAAGTGTCTTTGGACGATTTTGCAGCTAAGTATGCTAAGGGCGAATTGAGCTCTTCTGCTAAGAAGACTGTCGCTGTTTAA
- a CDS encoding aldose epimerase, with protein sequence MINDLLPMTNVFAIALKQKQYKTYILSDETANSTLEVVPERGGIATSWLVEGKEILYLDAERFANPDLTVRGGIPILFPICSNLPDSTYTHKGVERQLKQHGFARDLPWTVGEQVTEGCAALTLILNSCDKTLAVYPFDFQLAFTYQIKGNSLEIFQRYTNLSAEPMPFSSGLHPYFLATDKSKLRFEIPGMQYRDQNTNQKGYFTGVFDPTLDEIDVSFDELTGLAATVTDAAQGLRLTLSYNSSYGKLVFWMLKGKDFYCLEPWTAPRNALNTGEHMIYLQPGATCQMLVRMSANFI encoded by the coding sequence ATGATCAATGACCTACTACCGATGACAAATGTGTTTGCGATCGCGCTCAAGCAAAAGCAGTACAAAACCTATATCCTCTCCGACGAAACCGCTAACTCTACTCTAGAAGTTGTGCCGGAACGGGGCGGTATTGCCACTAGCTGGCTGGTTGAAGGCAAAGAAATCTTGTACTTGGACGCGGAACGGTTCGCCAATCCCGATCTGACTGTACGTGGCGGGATTCCCATCCTGTTTCCCATCTGCAGCAATCTCCCCGACAGTACTTACACGCACAAGGGAGTGGAGCGTCAGCTCAAACAGCACGGCTTTGCTCGAGACTTGCCTTGGACAGTAGGCGAACAAGTTACGGAGGGTTGCGCCGCTCTTACGCTAATTCTCAATAGCTGTGACAAGACGCTGGCTGTTTATCCCTTTGATTTCCAACTAGCCTTTACTTATCAGATTAAAGGCAATTCTTTGGAAATTTTTCAGCGATACACCAATCTGTCTGCCGAACCCATGCCGTTTTCTAGTGGTTTGCACCCCTACTTTTTGGCGACGGACAAATCAAAGCTGCGCTTTGAGATTCCGGGGATGCAGTACAGAGATCAGAACACCAATCAAAAGGGTTACTTCACTGGGGTTTTTGACCCGACGTTGGATGAAATTGATGTTTCCTTTGACGAACTCACTGGTCTTGCTGCTACTGTCACTGACGCGGCCCAAGGCTTGCGGCTCACCCTCAGTTACAACTCCAGCTATGGGAAGTTGGTTTTCTGGATGTTGAAGGGGAAGGATTTTTACTGTTTGGAACCTTGGACTGCTCCTCGAAATGCTCTCAACACTGGCGAACACATGATTTATTTGCAGCCGGGAGCGACTTGCCAGATGCTGGTTCGCATGAGTGCAAATTTTATTTAA
- a CDS encoding CapA family protein produces the protein MVYAENWSQPSILELARSGNFQALNYWIDSLLRPEGIYARVEQAHAGCVQILVEFQREFAPDTTLLGSTLREGLVKFICHQLWRLNSPAVEGVRIHARLAGDADILWKQSVRIVTPANRQRRRYRSLPVVDWVKFKTYRSLLLVGSALASFILGCWVSYHEALTLRSVSPVSGYQQTAVMSGPPPKRADTVQAALEVVPVVQQKQVANPYDPTVTLMFGGNVNVSDALGASAANDHQWAFANMDEYRQADVAMVNLENSLTRSTLDSGKKQLNFKADPESVKVLTAGGVDIVNLANSHAMDYEEPGLVETMNTLDNSGIQHLGVGRDIKEARRPDIIEVKGQRIAYLGYYDAELHVADQGKAGTNPRRNNRVAEDIRALRGQVDWIIVNYHWGVELADYPGDWQIDLARFTIDQGADLVVGHHPQVLQGAEIYKGRPIVYSLGNFIFGGNARRDYDTAVLKVSLKDRNMKVEFLPVEVKKFQPKVVKGAAADRILKRVEQISSIFDRPMPSSVVLDALVPPGATPKTPNSPLPGSAKSGTYQPGRSSGGTSGESNLQSPGQPKPTLILPTLPAAPQQPDNSSFFPNGTGPAIESNPPANQNLPPRIYPTQPQNPSREPEPFTKEPFIKEPFIAPPSPSQGAVPSPQSYLPPRGVSFEVALKQQPTSAIVPGSSSKRSKHRIALPPIAGSIG, from the coding sequence ATGGTGTACGCAGAAAATTGGTCGCAGCCGTCTATCTTGGAGCTAGCGCGATCGGGCAACTTTCAAGCCCTAAATTATTGGATTGACAGCTTGCTGCGCCCCGAAGGGATTTATGCCCGCGTCGAACAGGCTCATGCCGGCTGCGTCCAAATCCTCGTAGAATTCCAGCGCGAATTTGCGCCAGATACTACATTACTCGGGAGCACACTCCGGGAAGGCTTAGTCAAATTTATTTGCCACCAACTCTGGAGACTCAACTCGCCAGCAGTAGAAGGAGTGCGAATTCACGCGCGCTTGGCTGGGGATGCAGACATTCTGTGGAAACAGTCAGTGCGAATTGTGACTCCGGCAAACCGCCAGCGGCGGCGTTACCGTTCCCTACCGGTCGTCGATTGGGTTAAATTTAAAACGTATCGTTCTCTGCTGCTAGTGGGCTCGGCACTTGCCTCATTTATTTTAGGGTGTTGGGTCAGCTACCACGAAGCTCTGACCCTACGGTCAGTATCCCCAGTATCCGGGTACCAGCAAACTGCGGTAATGTCGGGGCCGCCTCCAAAACGTGCGGATACCGTGCAAGCCGCCTTAGAAGTGGTACCAGTAGTACAGCAAAAGCAAGTTGCTAATCCTTACGACCCAACAGTAACGCTGATGTTCGGAGGAAATGTAAATGTATCGGATGCGCTCGGAGCATCTGCTGCCAACGATCACCAATGGGCTTTCGCCAATATGGACGAGTACCGGCAAGCAGATGTGGCGATGGTTAACCTAGAAAACTCCCTGACTCGCTCTACCTTAGACTCTGGGAAAAAACAATTAAATTTTAAAGCCGATCCAGAATCGGTGAAAGTATTAACAGCCGGAGGAGTGGATATTGTCAATCTGGCAAATAGCCACGCTATGGATTACGAGGAACCGGGCCTGGTGGAGACTATGAATACTCTAGATAATAGTGGGATTCAACACCTGGGAGTCGGCAGAGATATTAAAGAAGCGAGGCGTCCAGATATTATTGAAGTTAAGGGTCAGCGGATTGCCTACCTTGGCTATTACGATGCCGAGCTTCACGTCGCCGACCAAGGGAAAGCGGGCACTAACCCCCGCCGCAACAATCGCGTGGCCGAGGATATTCGAGCTCTTAGGGGTCAGGTAGACTGGATTATTGTTAATTACCACTGGGGAGTCGAATTGGCCGATTATCCGGGGGACTGGCAGATTGATTTGGCTCGGTTCACGATCGACCAAGGAGCTGATTTGGTAGTGGGACACCATCCCCAGGTATTGCAAGGTGCAGAAATTTACAAGGGCCGCCCGATAGTTTACTCGCTGGGTAATTTTATATTCGGCGGGAATGCTCGCAGGGATTACGATACCGCAGTCCTGAAAGTATCGCTCAAAGACAGGAATATGAAGGTAGAGTTTCTGCCTGTGGAGGTGAAAAAGTTTCAGCCGAAGGTGGTGAAGGGAGCTGCTGCCGATCGCATCCTCAAACGCGTCGAGCAAATTTCTAGTATTTTCGATCGACCGATGCCCTCTTCTGTAGTTCTCGATGCCCTAGTCCCGCCAGGAGCCACACCAAAAACTCCAAATTCTCCATTGCCAGGATCGGCAAAGAGCGGTACATACCAGCCAGGGCGAAGTTCCGGGGGAACCTCGGGTGAAAGCAATCTGCAAAGCCCCGGACAACCCAAACCTACTTTGATTTTGCCGACTTTGCCGGCTGCGCCCCAACAGCCGGACAACTCCTCATTTTTCCCGAACGGGACAGGGCCTGCAATTGAGTCAAACCCGCCTGCGAATCAAAATTTGCCGCCGCGCATCTACCCCACTCAACCTCAAAATCCTAGCCGGGAACCAGAGCCATTTACCAAAGAGCCATTCATCAAAGAACCGTTTATTGCGCCCCCATCTCCTAGTCAAGGAGCAGTGCCGAGTCCCCAAAGCTATCTTCCTCCCAGGGGTGTATCTTTTGAAGTCGCACTCAAACAGCAGCCCACCTCAGCGATCGTTCCAGGTAGCAGCAGCAAACGCTCCAAGCACCGGATCGCCCTGCCTCCTATAGCTGGGAGCATTGGTTAG